The Chroicocephalus ridibundus chromosome 20, bChrRid1.1, whole genome shotgun sequence genome has a window encoding:
- the DENND2D gene encoding DENN domain-containing protein 2D has translation MASIGNFFRRSLRRYGRREGKEEEGKKENNPSRVPQGKSGERSSVLYSAGQFFFEYLVVVSLKKMSDGRYEPKITYQFPKRENLLKGQKEEEERLLKAIPLFCFPDGNNWAPVTEFTSETFSFVLTNVDGSRKIGYCRRLLPSGRGVRLPEVFCIISCLGCFGLFSKILDEVEKRRQISMAVIYPFMQGLRESPFPAPGKTVTIKSFIPESGTELIELTRPVDAHLEHVEFQALLQRLSPHLILHIFASAVLERRLIFLAEELSVLSQCIHAVAALLYPFTWAHTYIPVVPECLLDTVCCPTPFMVGIQMRHLERVLDQPMEEALIVDLCEGKILRAVGDEEEILPIKLQNEILTSLNRHNNNNNVHTSEQVNALVSEAFVQFFVRMVGHYSSHIKWSKNGSGTFQERAFCKAVASKTNRKFVKKFVKTNMFSLFIEEAEKSRIPQEAYFQQKIAEYHEQKKHRRDS, from the exons ATGGCTTCCATCGGCAACTTCTTCCGACGGAGCCTGCGGCGCTACGGCCGCAGAG aaggaaaagaggaggaaggaaagaaggaaaacaaccCCTCGCGGGTGCCGCAGGGGAAATCAGGAGAGCGGAGCTCCGTCCTCTATTCCGCTGGGCAGTTTTTCTTCGAGTACCTTGTGGTGGTGTCGCTGAAGAAGATGTCAGATGGACGTTACGAACCCAAGATAACCTACCAGTTCCCAAAG CGCGAGAACTTGctgaagggccagaaggaggaggaggaacgtctCTTGAAAGCCATCCCCCTCTTCTGCTTCCCTGACGGCAACAACTGGGCCCCCGTCACTGAGTTCACCAG TGAAACCTTTTCTTTCGTCCTGACGAACGTGGACGGCAGCAGAAAGATCGGCTACTGCAGGCGGCTGCTG CCATCCGGCCGTGGTGTCCGCCTCCCCGAGGTCTTCTGCATCATCAGCTGCCTGGGCTGCTTCGGGCTCTTCTCCAAG atcCTGGACGAGGTGGAGAAGAGGCGCCAGATCTCCATGGCGGTGATTTACCCCTTCATGCAAGGCCTTCGGGAATCGCCCTTCCCAGCGCCGGGGAAAACCGTCACCATTAAAAGCTTCATCCCCGAGTCGGGCACGGAG CTCATCGAGCTCACGCGGCCCGTGGACGCCCACCTGGAGCACGTGGAGTTCCAGGCGCTGCTCCAGCGGCTCAGCCCCCACCTCATCCTGCACATCTTCGCCTCCGCCGTCTTGGAGCGACGGCTCATTTTCCTGGCGGAGGAGCTGAG CGTCCTGTCGCAGTGCATCCACGCGGTGGCTGCTCTCCTCTACCCCTTCACCTGGGCTCACACCTACATCCCCGTGGTCCCCGAGTGCCTGCTCGACACCGTCTGCTGCCCCACGCCCTTCATGGTCGGCATCCAGATGCGGCACCTGGAGCGGGTCCTGGACCAGCCGATGGAGGAG GCTCTGATCGTTGACCTCTGCGAAGGGAAGATCCTCCGGGCG GTGGGCGATGAGGAGGAGATCTTGCCCATCAAGCTGCAGAACGAGATCCTGACGTCCTTGAACaggcacaacaacaacaacaacgtaCACA CATCCGAGCAGGTGAACGCGCTCGTCTCCGAAGCCTTCGTGCAGTTCTTTGTCCGAATGGTTGGCCACTACTCCTCACACATCAAATGGAGTAAAAACGGCTCGGGCACCTTCCAGGAGCGAGCCTTCTGCAAAGCCGTCGCCTCCAAGACCAACCGCAAGTTTGTGAAGAAGTTTGTGAAGACAAACATGTTCTCCCTATTTATTGAGGAAGCAGAAAAGAGCAGGATCCCACAGGAAG cctatttccagcagaaaatagcGGAGTACCACGAACAGAAGAAGCACCGAAGGGACTCCTGA